The following proteins are co-located in the Desulfurococcus amylolyticus Z-533 genome:
- a CDS encoding NUDIX hydrolase gives MRREYPGFAIGAVGAVLIRDNRILLVKRGSPPARGKWSLPGGIVEPGEKISDAARRELKEETGLDAEPVGVIWILNNIVLDNSRRVKYHYIIVDVLFNPESVKSEARPGSDAVDVKWFSLEEALESGEVSRTVSRLVGYIVKKGLNYIPIEGIDNIVVEIGDNIYQSI, from the coding sequence ATGCGGAGAGAATACCCGGGTTTCGCTATAGGGGCTGTAGGAGCAGTCTTAATCAGGGATAACAGGATACTCCTGGTTAAAAGAGGTAGCCCGCCTGCTAGAGGTAAATGGAGCCTGCCAGGTGGGATTGTAGAGCCCGGTGAGAAAATAAGTGATGCCGCTAGAAGAGAGCTGAAGGAGGAAACAGGGCTTGATGCTGAGCCCGTTGGAGTAATCTGGATTTTAAACAATATTGTGCTAGACAACTCGAGAAGAGTGAAATACCATTATATCATAGTGGATGTATTATTCAATCCTGAAAGCGTCAAGAGTGAGGCTAGGCCTGGCAGTGATGCCGTAGACGTTAAATGGTTTAGCCTCGAGGAAGCATTGGAGAGCGGGGAGGTGTCCAGGACTGTGTCAAGACTTGTGGGATATATAGTGAAGAAAGGGTTGAACTACATACCCATAGAGGGCATTGATAACATAGTCGTGGAGATCGGGGATAACATTTATCAGTCCATCTAA
- a CDS encoding TrpB-like pyridoxal phosphate-dependent enzyme produces MELRSTQTPDILPSYWYNIVPDLPEPLPPMIHPSGEPVKRSELEVLFPRSLVDQEISTQSRIPIPEAVRETLLMLGRPTPLIRARRLEEALKTNARIFFKYEGVLPTGSHKINTAVAQAYYNAVESVERVSTETGAGQWGSALSLAGNIYGLKVRVFMVRASYLQKPYRRILMEAYGAEVYPSPSTKTNTGRKLLAENPDHPGSLGIAISEAIEDVVLSGGRAKYSLGSVLNHVLLHQSVIGLEAIKQLELLGVERVDYVIGCVGGGSNFAGLSYPFIGYNYNNGEPPVFIAVEPETVPSMTRGEYRYDYGDTAGLTPLLKMYTLGHDYIPPPIYAGGLRYHGVAPSLSILVKNNIVKPVAYPQDEVLEAGLVFARTQGILPAPESSHAVKAVIDVALKYRGASEKPTILFNLSGHGLLDLSAYTRNH; encoded by the coding sequence ATGGAATTAAGAAGTACCCAAACCCCCGATATACTCCCATCCTACTGGTATAACATAGTACCCGATCTACCTGAACCACTACCTCCCATGATTCATCCTAGCGGGGAGCCAGTTAAAAGAAGCGAGCTGGAAGTATTATTCCCCAGGAGTCTCGTGGACCAGGAGATCAGTACACAGAGCCGAATACCTATCCCCGAGGCTGTCAGAGAGACACTACTTATGCTGGGACGGCCCACGCCATTGATAAGGGCGAGAAGACTGGAAGAAGCTTTGAAGACTAATGCAAGAATATTCTTTAAATACGAGGGTGTACTCCCCACGGGATCCCATAAAATCAATACAGCTGTTGCACAGGCATACTATAATGCAGTTGAAAGCGTTGAAAGGGTGTCCACTGAGACCGGCGCTGGTCAGTGGGGCTCAGCTCTCTCATTAGCTGGTAACATATACGGGTTAAAGGTAAGGGTATTCATGGTAAGGGCTAGTTATCTTCAGAAACCTTATAGAAGGATCCTGATGGAGGCCTATGGTGCCGAAGTATATCCTAGTCCGAGCACTAAGACCAATACCGGTAGAAAGCTCTTAGCAGAGAACCCTGATCACCCTGGCAGCCTAGGTATAGCTATAAGTGAAGCAATAGAAGATGTGGTGTTGAGTGGGGGTAGAGCTAAGTATAGCCTTGGAAGCGTCTTAAACCATGTACTACTGCATCAATCTGTGATAGGGTTAGAAGCCATTAAGCAATTAGAGTTACTAGGGGTTGAGAGAGTAGACTATGTTATTGGATGCGTTGGAGGAGGCTCCAACTTCGCTGGGCTCTCATACCCATTCATAGGCTACAACTATAATAATGGCGAGCCACCAGTGTTCATCGCTGTTGAACCAGAAACAGTTCCCTCTATGACCAGGGGTGAGTATAGATACGACTACGGCGATACAGCCGGATTAACACCATTATTAAAAATGTATACCCTGGGACATGACTACATCCCACCGCCAATATATGCAGGTGGATTAAGATACCATGGCGTTGCTCCCTCGCTAAGCATACTTGTGAAAAACAATATCGTAAAACCAGTTGCATACCCTCAGGACGAGGTATTGGAGGCTGGACTCGTATTCGCCAGAACCCAGGGTATTCTTCCGGCCCCTGAAAGCTCTCATGCAGTGAAAGCAGTGATAGATGTAGCGTTGAAATACAGGGGTGCCAGCGAGAAACCAACAATATTATTCAATCTAAGCGGACATGGGCTACTGGATCTCTCAGCGTACACGAGGAATCATTAG
- a CDS encoding DUF357 domain-containing protein, giving the protein MTTLCDRVKAYIDNVEQVLQQATAIRELDPRHRYIIELACSYASDAKYYLEKNDCFTSLACIAYAEGLLDSLRYQNIISFNWKPLSELLKRPRVLVAGSFEFLHPGHIYLLKRAWELGEVYVVVSRNRNFTRFKGREPIMDEKERLLIVENVKYVSKAIMGDEEDFLKPIVELKPDIVLLGPDQWIQPDELKSLLEKKGLSNVRVEKLESRIGEWSSSRIIERIKNKYC; this is encoded by the coding sequence ATGACCACTCTATGTGATAGAGTTAAAGCCTACATAGATAATGTCGAACAGGTGCTCCAACAAGCAACCGCTATCAGGGAGCTTGATCCAAGGCATCGATACATTATTGAGCTAGCCTGTAGCTATGCAAGCGATGCAAAGTACTATCTCGAAAAAAACGACTGCTTCACTAGTCTAGCCTGCATAGCATACGCGGAGGGTCTCCTTGACTCGCTGAGATATCAAAACATTATCTCATTCAACTGGAAGCCTCTCTCAGAACTATTGAAGAGGCCTAGGGTTCTCGTGGCAGGCAGCTTCGAGTTCCTCCACCCAGGTCATATTTACTTGCTTAAGAGGGCGTGGGAGCTTGGAGAAGTATATGTGGTTGTCTCAAGGAATAGAAACTTCACCAGGTTCAAGGGGAGAGAACCCATTATGGATGAAAAAGAGAGATTGCTGATCGTGGAAAACGTGAAATACGTGTCAAAAGCAATAATGGGTGATGAAGAGGACTTCTTAAAACCAATTGTAGAGTTGAAGCCGGATATTGTGCTTCTAGGGCCGGATCAATGGATCCAGCCAGACGAATTGAAGAGCCTCCTCGAGAAAAAGGGGCTAAGTAACGTGAGGGTTGAGAAGCTGGAGTCAAGGATAGGCGAGTGGAGCTCTAGCAGGATTATCGAGAGGATAAAAAACAAGTATTGTTAA
- the pyrB gene encoding aspartate carbamoyltransferase encodes MYKGMDVISALQFSRSDVEKLITIAEELRRRVENGEKLELAKGRILFTAFFEPSTRTRLSFQFAMAKLGGNVIDLGPEEVTSRAKGESPEDTLRTVDSYDPDIIVVRHREPGFAAKAAEICRAPVVNAGDGYNEHPTQALLDVYTIWRSLGRIDGVTIGIMGDLKYGRTISSLSYILSNFRDVTIYFISPQALRPREEVLKILDQRRTRYELLEKPDDVMEKLNILYVTRLQKERMNPEEYERLKGSYIITYEYLSRFKKIPMIMHPLPRVWELTADVDVLPQAIYFEQAKNGLYMRMALIKIILGV; translated from the coding sequence ATGTATAAGGGAATGGATGTTATATCAGCCCTCCAGTTCTCCAGGAGCGATGTGGAAAAATTAATCACCATAGCAGAGGAGTTAAGGAGGCGTGTTGAAAACGGTGAAAAACTAGAACTGGCCAAGGGAAGAATACTTTTCACAGCGTTCTTCGAGCCCAGCACTAGAACCCGACTGAGCTTTCAGTTCGCCATGGCTAAGCTAGGGGGCAACGTAATTGATCTAGGACCCGAGGAGGTCACGAGTAGAGCCAAGGGAGAGAGCCCTGAGGACACCCTCAGGACAGTTGATAGCTACGATCCCGACATAATAGTTGTGAGACATAGGGAACCCGGGTTCGCGGCTAAGGCTGCTGAAATATGCAGAGCCCCAGTGGTGAACGCCGGGGATGGATATAATGAACACCCAACGCAAGCCCTACTTGATGTCTACACTATATGGAGGAGCTTGGGTAGAATAGATGGGGTAACAATAGGGATAATGGGGGATTTAAAGTATGGTAGAACCATCTCTAGCCTATCATATATATTATCCAACTTTAGGGATGTAACAATATACTTTATCTCACCGCAGGCACTAAGACCCCGTGAAGAAGTATTGAAGATACTTGACCAGAGGAGGACAAGGTACGAACTCCTCGAAAAACCAGACGATGTAATGGAGAAACTGAATATCCTGTATGTGACAAGACTACAGAAGGAGAGAATGAATCCAGAGGAGTATGAGAGGCTTAAGGGAAGCTATATTATTACATACGAGTACCTCTCACGTTTCAAGAAGATACCCATGATAATGCATCCACTCCCAAGAGTGTGGGAACTCACCGCCGATGTAGACGTGCTACCCCAAGCGATATACTTTGAACAAGCCAAGAACGGTCTCTACATGAGGATGGCATTGATAAAAATAATCCTCGGAGTCTAA
- a CDS encoding ATP-binding cassette domain-containing protein, giving the protein MIEAHIEIAGYIDGFIIRGIDINVSNGEVLVVTGPSGSGKTTLAKALTGLLGRSGGLFKGSILINGYPLLEIPFEKIYELVTYIPQEPWYALVGYTVYAEHCFILSQLGLKCNSVFLEKLGLAGKIDSLTINLSAGETQRLLWAEALAKKSSVLILDEPLVYLDREARRIVADVVRDARDNGASIIIIDHDPLFWRELAGKLLVLENGVTKYYGEWDTAVLQQSYQPSKTMRVVNDEVAVDIENIWFKYPGEKPLFRGLSLQVKKSLITGLTGRNGAGKSTLLKLIAGILKPTKGFINRLGTPVYIPENPLLYFTKPTPREELLYMANGREEKVFETAEIFDISRILDTPLARLSSGERRRLALASAYLGGFDIYLIDEPTGGLDQANASRVLEVLLELVNEGRTVVVATHDERVIKLLDYEFRVG; this is encoded by the coding sequence ATGATTGAGGCACATATAGAGATAGCCGGCTATATAGATGGATTCATCATTAGGGGAATAGATATCAATGTCTCCAATGGGGAAGTATTAGTTGTAACCGGGCCATCGGGAAGCGGGAAGACAACGCTAGCAAAAGCATTGACTGGGTTACTGGGTAGAAGCGGCGGCTTATTCAAGGGCTCAATACTAATTAATGGTTACCCACTTCTAGAGATACCGTTTGAGAAAATATATGAGCTGGTGACATACATACCACAGGAACCCTGGTACGCGCTAGTAGGTTACACTGTGTATGCAGAACACTGCTTTATACTCTCTCAGCTTGGATTAAAGTGTAACAGTGTATTCCTTGAAAAACTCGGGCTTGCAGGTAAGATTGATTCATTAACGATAAATCTAAGCGCTGGTGAAACTCAGAGGCTTCTATGGGCTGAGGCCCTAGCTAAGAAATCCAGTGTATTGATCCTGGATGAACCACTAGTATACCTGGATAGAGAGGCTAGGAGAATAGTGGCAGATGTGGTTAGGGATGCAAGGGATAATGGAGCCTCCATAATCATTATAGACCATGATCCATTATTCTGGAGGGAATTAGCGGGAAAGCTGCTGGTTTTAGAGAATGGGGTTACTAAATATTATGGTGAATGGGATACCGCGGTGCTCCAGCAATCCTATCAGCCAAGTAAAACTATGAGAGTTGTTAACGATGAGGTAGCCGTGGACATAGAAAACATCTGGTTTAAGTACCCTGGTGAAAAACCATTATTCAGAGGCTTATCACTCCAGGTTAAGAAGTCATTGATCACTGGTTTAACCGGGAGGAATGGCGCCGGAAAATCAACGCTCCTAAAACTCATAGCCGGGATACTGAAACCTACCAAAGGATTTATTAATAGACTCGGTACCCCAGTATACATACCTGAAAACCCCCTACTATATTTCACCAAGCCTACTCCACGTGAGGAGCTGCTCTACATGGCTAATGGTAGAGAAGAGAAGGTATTTGAAACCGCTGAGATATTCGATATCTCTAGGATACTAGACACCCCACTGGCAAGACTTAGCTCAGGGGAGAGGAGGAGGCTGGCACTGGCTTCAGCGTATCTAGGAGGTTTCGATATATACTTGATTGACGAGCCAACTGGAGGACTTGACCAAGCCAATGCATCAAGGGTGCTTGAGGTACTATTAGAGCTAGTCAACGAGGGGAGAACAGTTGTAGTAGCTACACATGATGAGAGGGTAATCAAGCTCCTTGACTATGAGTTTAGAGTGGGTTGA
- a CDS encoding APC family permease, giving the protein MSDEESSFTVFRAYLLRREFTWFDIFLWVIANPLASGLLYYSVSATGSPGFYGGVVPYAFLLAGLMFIPIVLSFMITASSLPRSASPYILVSRTFGALPGFLSIALYLFLSGGLLTIGFLAYSSTGILSDGFIMSGYITNNSYLTTLGESLKSVLFTVIIAFIMITFLFVATIFGRRVIKILLYVSVAVSLVLYIAILVSLYPFSSRVFINNWNTLFNDSYGKIISIAQYGGVVNGVVVNALKPVSEWNATLALLGVAVYAYLGLENASFIAGEVKDPVNSYLKGYITGFTTLISLYTVTPVIITLIAGYDFLSAYSYLYHYYPGVLEIIMGTNTPPSPSLVTIISVYTDNTYTSLIFTAVAYLFYFNTMLTIWNSGIRILLALSQDHLMPRFLARISHRTGVPHYSNLFIYVLSTLILLSTIFIKSNLQLELSFLKMINLGYSIFLVFIGLSLISVPLFSEKLYNRFTYRSRGLLYIVGYTSSTIGFGLALTVGANTSPTDILVTTSLFGAILLLFIAVTIYMKHRGVRYEEVFSRIPPM; this is encoded by the coding sequence ATGAGTGATGAGGAATCATCTTTCACGGTTTTCAGAGCATATCTACTTAGAAGGGAATTTACATGGTTCGATATATTTCTATGGGTTATAGCTAATCCATTGGCCTCAGGACTCTTATACTACTCTGTATCAGCAACAGGCTCACCCGGGTTTTATGGTGGAGTAGTACCGTACGCCTTCCTATTAGCTGGGCTAATGTTTATTCCCATCGTATTATCATTCATGATTACTGCTTCATCTCTTCCGCGTAGTGCATCCCCCTATATACTGGTGAGCAGGACCTTCGGAGCGCTTCCAGGTTTTCTCTCTATAGCATTATACCTGTTTCTAAGCGGGGGATTATTGACCATTGGTTTCCTGGCCTACTCTTCCACAGGGATCTTAAGCGATGGATTTATTATGAGCGGGTATATCACTAATAATAGTTATCTCACCACGCTCGGGGAGTCACTGAAGAGTGTACTCTTTACAGTCATTATAGCATTTATAATGATTACATTCTTATTCGTCGCAACAATTTTTGGGAGGAGGGTTATAAAAATACTATTATATGTATCCGTGGCAGTATCCCTGGTATTATACATAGCTATACTCGTATCACTCTACCCATTCTCCAGCAGGGTCTTCATTAATAACTGGAACACGTTGTTCAATGACTCCTATGGGAAAATAATAAGTATAGCCCAGTACGGCGGGGTTGTCAATGGAGTAGTCGTTAATGCGCTTAAACCTGTAAGCGAGTGGAATGCCACGCTTGCGTTGCTCGGTGTAGCTGTGTATGCTTACCTAGGTTTGGAGAACGCTAGCTTCATAGCTGGTGAGGTTAAAGACCCCGTTAACTCATATTTAAAAGGATACATTACTGGCTTCACTACATTAATCTCTCTCTATACTGTTACACCAGTTATTATAACGCTTATCGCTGGATACGATTTCCTATCAGCGTACAGCTACCTCTATCACTACTATCCCGGGGTATTAGAGATTATTATGGGCACTAATACACCTCCTTCACCGAGCCTGGTCACCATTATATCGGTCTACACTGATAACACTTATACCTCGTTAATCTTCACTGCTGTAGCATACCTGTTCTACTTTAACACTATGCTGACTATCTGGAACAGTGGTATCCGTATATTGCTTGCGCTGAGCCAAGACCACTTGATGCCGAGGTTCTTGGCTAGGATATCACATAGAACCGGTGTACCCCACTATTCGAACCTATTCATATACGTGCTCTCAACCCTGATACTACTGTCAACAATCTTCATTAAGTCTAACCTGCAATTAGAGCTCTCATTCCTTAAAATGATAAATCTAGGATACTCGATTTTCCTGGTTTTCATAGGGCTCTCATTGATCTCTGTACCACTGTTCTCGGAGAAACTGTACAATAGATTTACATATAGAAGCAGGGGGCTACTATACATAGTGGGTTACACATCCTCAACGATTGGATTCGGGTTAGCGCTAACCGTTGGCGCCAATACCTCACCAACTGATATATTAGTGACTACATCGTTATTCGGAGCCATCCTCCTCTTATTTATTGCTGTCACAATATACATGAAGCACCGTGGTGTAAGATACGAGGAGGTATTCTCCAGGATACCTCCAATGTAG
- a CDS encoding Tfx family DNA-binding protein, with product MKYGLLTEKQYLVLKYRAQGLTQEEIARILGISRSTIAVIEKSALRKIRMAEETIRLYRLLHAAGYIDIPAGTHMAEIPGMLIKKADELGIKLKGDFNLIYGQLRLLIGARVTRLPRYVRAVIHSDGSYEFYLLT from the coding sequence ATGAAATATGGACTTCTAACCGAGAAGCAGTACCTTGTGCTTAAATACAGGGCACAGGGGTTAACACAGGAAGAGATAGCAAGGATCCTAGGTATCTCTAGGAGCACTATTGCTGTAATAGAGAAGTCAGCCTTAAGGAAGATAAGGATGGCTGAAGAAACCATACGTCTATACAGGCTTCTCCATGCGGCAGGCTATATCGATATACCTGCTGGAACACATATGGCTGAAATACCAGGGATGCTTATCAAGAAGGCTGATGAACTAGGGATAAAGTTAAAGGGTGATTTCAACCTGATATATGGACAACTACGCTTACTCATAGGTGCACGAGTAACGAGGTTGCCGCGATACGTGAGGGCGGTAATTCATAGCGATGGCTCATATGAGTTCTACCTCCTGACCTAA
- a CDS encoding ECF transporter S component, with product MKTRLIVETVVFTVLVYAATIVLQIYQPATGGYFNLGESMIYVAALASGPIVAGIAGGVGAALADLTTGYQIFAPGTLMIKLLEGLVAGYLARLLRSRHQKIIGGLLGAVYASVFTGFALVKYSGIVQVGLTGFEVNIPWYIWLLIGMLLGFTLIYSLLMKYSSMGEALALLTGGMIMVTGYFIYEYFISNPYTGRPPIDAVIEIPVNIGQAITGIVVALPVVSWLRRAGYLK from the coding sequence TTGAAGACCAGGCTTATAGTTGAAACAGTGGTCTTCACCGTACTCGTTTACGCTGCAACAATAGTGCTTCAAATATACCAGCCTGCCACAGGCGGGTACTTCAACCTGGGCGAATCCATGATATATGTAGCGGCCCTCGCATCGGGACCCATAGTTGCCGGGATAGCTGGGGGAGTAGGTGCCGCATTAGCTGATCTAACCACTGGCTACCAGATTTTCGCGCCGGGCACACTGATGATAAAGCTGTTGGAGGGGCTGGTAGCAGGGTATCTTGCCAGATTACTCAGGTCGAGACACCAGAAAATCATTGGTGGGTTACTGGGCGCAGTGTACGCCTCCGTGTTCACAGGGTTCGCGTTAGTGAAGTACTCGGGCATCGTGCAGGTCGGCCTAACAGGCTTCGAGGTAAATATACCATGGTATATCTGGCTACTCATAGGCATGCTCCTGGGTTTCACGTTAATCTACTCATTATTAATGAAGTATAGTAGTATGGGTGAAGCACTGGCCCTATTAACTGGAGGCATGATAATGGTCACGGGCTACTTCATATACGAATACTTTATCTCGAACCCCTACACGGGTAGGCCACCTATAGACGCCGTTATTGAGATACCTGTGAATATAGGGCAGGCTATTACAGGTATAGTGGTGGCACTGCCGGTTGTCTCATGGCTTAGAAGAGCCGGGTATTTAAAGTAA
- a CDS encoding flavodoxin family protein, which yields MEDKPRVLIINASPRKYGSSMQLSVVASKGVIDAGGIPEIISLYDYKIKPCIGCVSDGNKYCRFPCVIKDDDFNSLAEKLLNSHGFIISTPVYWYAPSGVLKNFIDRLTSMEHMIFHKGRSLLEGKVAGFIATGLDSGVMMAISYLAIVMSSMGVHIIPWSMAYSHLDDVTRDEQALRDSYNVGYIVAKTARALMNYEYIGYNPSVNIVELAELARKYAIAESAEREERIRNLESLLNG from the coding sequence ATGGAGGATAAGCCACGAGTTTTAATAATTAATGCTTCGCCGCGTAAATATGGGTCTTCAATGCAGTTATCCGTGGTGGCTTCGAAAGGAGTGATAGATGCTGGAGGTATACCAGAGATAATCAGCCTATACGACTACAAGATAAAGCCCTGCATAGGGTGCGTGTCGGATGGTAATAAATACTGTAGGTTTCCCTGTGTAATTAAGGATGACGACTTCAACTCGCTGGCAGAGAAGCTCCTGAACTCCCATGGATTCATAATATCTACACCAGTATATTGGTATGCCCCAAGCGGCGTCCTAAAAAACTTTATTGATAGGTTGACAAGTATGGAGCACATGATATTCCACAAGGGTAGAAGCCTGTTGGAGGGTAAGGTCGCAGGGTTCATTGCCACAGGTCTCGACAGCGGAGTAATGATGGCTATATCATATCTAGCCATAGTAATGAGTAGTATGGGTGTGCACATTATCCCATGGAGTATGGCGTACAGCCACCTAGATGACGTCACCAGGGATGAGCAGGCCCTAAGAGACTCCTATAACGTGGGATATATCGTGGCTAAGACCGCGAGGGCCCTGATGAATTATGAGTACATAGGGTATAATCCATCAGTTAACATAGTTGAATTAGCTGAACTAGCTCGTAAATACGCTATTGCAGAGTCAGCTGAGAGGGAGGAAAGAATTAGGAACCTTGAAAGCCTTCTGAATGGTTAA
- a CDS encoding DEAD/DEAH box helicase: MGLVFRDPLVNEVDEELRSRYPESGVAVIYERVEETREPEPGPSIEELDLPGEVARILHRRGIRRLYKFQYEAYRHILNRENTVISAGTGTGKTEAFLLPILREIYYVRKSNPRAMILYPTKALARDQLNRFTDYTVYPIIGFSIYDGDTPRRQREKIGLNPPSLIISNPDMLHIGLVYSSYIRGFVENSEFMVFDELHVYEGVLGSHIHHLVERIKRTSREKPVFIGSSATIGNPKEFAEELFGEEVVEVRGEAFRKGMVTHVLVSSGYLSRWSVVAYLCYILSRRGLKYIVFVDSQQLAELLTRILKTRYNVNIMVHRAGLPADVRRDIEVKLRNGLIDGVVATSTLELGIDIGALDATVMAMPPPSYSKYLQRAGRAGRRRKGYVFTVLGDDPIDVYYARSPERFFTQSIPPSVIEPSNEEVAKTHLVAYLLQSWRARIDSIPGEWRNIIDELVAEGIVKKTGEYIRPIPVSARRLLSTQGGLRGMGPIVEIVDSSSGDTLATRELPVALLELYPGAIYLYMGEPYIVESLNLVEKKALVKTPGENITVYTRPLYTVDVVNYDVLMERKSSRGIMASYAKVVLELSVNGVVVKDMYTGETRFTMDLEKPIKYQYSTRALLLKYPAYEELGIKGCAEAFHAIEHALISAARVTCGSGLTDLGGISYPSGDIVIYDSAIGGSGLSKLLYKRLEETEDVALEIMGKCDCYDGCPRCIYSPYCGNNNQVLSRRKAIYVLSKIREGKAQAVAHPLELRGGKPLV; the protein is encoded by the coding sequence ATGGGCCTGGTGTTCAGGGATCCTCTGGTTAACGAGGTGGATGAGGAGCTTAGATCCAGGTATCCTGAGAGCGGGGTAGCTGTTATATATGAGAGAGTGGAGGAGACACGTGAACCAGAGCCTGGTCCAAGTATAGAGGAATTAGATCTACCCGGCGAAGTAGCCAGGATTCTTCACCGTAGAGGAATTAGGAGACTATATAAATTCCAGTATGAGGCATATCGTCACATTCTAAACAGGGAAAACACTGTGATATCAGCTGGTACAGGTACCGGGAAAACTGAAGCATTTCTGCTCCCTATCTTGAGGGAGATATATTATGTGAGGAAGAGTAATCCAAGAGCTATGATACTATATCCAACGAAGGCCCTTGCAAGGGATCAGCTTAATAGGTTTACTGATTACACTGTGTACCCAATAATAGGCTTCAGCATATATGATGGAGATACACCCAGGAGGCAAAGAGAGAAAATAGGATTGAATCCACCCTCACTCATAATATCGAATCCGGATATGCTACATATAGGGTTAGTGTATAGCTCATATATTAGGGGCTTCGTGGAGAACAGTGAGTTCATGGTTTTCGATGAATTACATGTCTACGAGGGAGTTCTAGGCAGCCACATACATCATCTTGTTGAGAGAATAAAGAGAACCAGCAGGGAGAAACCAGTATTCATAGGTTCATCTGCAACAATTGGTAACCCAAAGGAGTTCGCTGAGGAATTATTTGGTGAGGAAGTCGTTGAGGTGAGGGGTGAGGCGTTCAGAAAGGGCATGGTTACACATGTACTGGTTTCATCAGGCTATTTAAGCAGGTGGAGCGTCGTAGCTTATCTATGCTACATCCTGTCTAGGAGGGGTTTAAAATACATTGTTTTCGTTGATAGCCAGCAACTAGCTGAGTTGCTCACAAGGATTCTTAAGACCAGGTATAACGTAAACATTATGGTTCACCGTGCCGGCCTACCTGCTGATGTAAGAAGGGATATCGAAGTAAAACTGAGAAATGGCTTAATAGATGGAGTTGTAGCAACTTCTACATTAGAGCTTGGTATAGATATAGGAGCATTGGATGCTACTGTAATGGCTATGCCTCCCCCCTCATACTCGAAGTACCTACAGAGAGCTGGTAGAGCTGGTAGACGAAGGAAAGGCTATGTTTTCACAGTGCTAGGGGACGACCCGATAGATGTATACTATGCTAGATCCCCGGAACGGTTTTTCACGCAGTCAATTCCACCGTCCGTTATAGAGCCCTCGAATGAGGAAGTAGCTAAGACGCATCTAGTAGCATATCTTCTCCAATCATGGAGAGCCAGGATCGATAGCATACCTGGTGAATGGAGAAATATTATAGATGAGTTAGTGGCTGAGGGGATCGTGAAGAAGACTGGAGAGTATATAAGACCTATACCTGTCTCTGCTAGGAGGCTCCTAAGTACACAGGGTGGTTTAAGAGGGATGGGCCCTATTGTGGAGATAGTTGATTCTAGTAGTGGAGATACGTTGGCCACGAGGGAGTTACCTGTGGCACTCCTGGAATTATATCCCGGCGCCATCTACCTGTACATGGGGGAACCATATATTGTTGAGTCGTTGAACCTAGTGGAAAAGAAAGCACTTGTTAAGACACCGGGGGAAAATATAACGGTATATACCAGGCCATTATATACTGTTGACGTCGTTAACTACGATGTATTAATGGAGAGAAAGAGTAGCAGAGGAATAATGGCGTCTTATGCCAAAGTAGTATTAGAGCTAAGCGTGAACGGGGTAGTCGTCAAAGACATGTATACTGGTGAAACAAGATTCACAATGGATCTTGAAAAACCCATTAAATATCAGTATTCAACCAGGGCGCTTCTATTAAAATACCCTGCATATGAGGAGCTAGGGATAAAGGGTTGTGCAGAAGCATTTCACGCAATAGAGCATGCATTAATTTCAGCGGCGAGAGTGACATGCGGCTCCGGTTTAACAGATTTAGGCGGTATAAGCTATCCTAGTGGCGATATAGTAATATATGACTCAGCTATAGGTGGCAGTGGCTTATCTAAGCTACTCTATAAGAGACTGGAAGAGACAGAGGATGTAGCATTAGAAATCATGGGCAAGTGCGACTGCTATGATGGATGCCCAAGATGTATCTATAGTCCATACTGTGGTAATAACAACCAGGTACTCTCACGGAGGAAGGCAATATACGTACTCAGTAAAATTAGAGAAGGCAAGGCTCAAGCAGTAGCACACCCCCTTGAGTTGCGTGGGGGAAAGCCATTGGTTTAA